TCAAGTCATTAACGCGGGCGTGCAGGGGTACGGCACCCGCGAAGAAGTGGCCCTTTTTTTTGATCGCTGTGCAAAGCTTCAGCCCGATGTCGTTTTTCTCGGGTTCTTCCTCAACGACGCCACGCCGTTTGGCGAGACCGTCCGCCAAAATGACGAACGCTCGCGCGAGTTGCCGCTCTCCGGCTTGGCGCGTATCTCAAAGATCTGGGAAACCATCGAGCGGCGCAAGCGGGCCGCATCGCTGCAGAACGAGTATTTCGAAACGACGCGGCGGTCGTTTGATACCGAGGCCTGGCAGATCGCCAAGCAGCTACTGGCCATGATGCAGGCCGAATCAAAGAAGAGCGGCTTCCGTTTCGTCGTCGTGCTGCTTCCGATGATGTGGGGGCTCGACGGCGACTACCCCTTCGAGGGGCTGCACGCCCGCATTGCCGACGCGTGTCGGAGCGCCGGGTGCGAGATCATCGATTTACTCCCTGTCTTTCGCGGCCGTCGGCCTGAATCGCTCTGGGTCCACCCGATAGACCAGCACCCGAACGAA
This is a stretch of genomic DNA from Phycisphaerae bacterium. It encodes these proteins:
- a CDS encoding SGNH/GDSL hydrolase family protein; the protein is MIEIEPPRRRRPIWKRFLFALVCLLATLGIAELGVRLAGLGPRVYVPRRFLPAGVPFTFIKEGSISFPVYQPNVVFSSAYDPIGDDRGYLKPDGKVAYRINSSGFRGGPLVIEKPPAAFRVLCLGDSLTFGEGVHEEDTYPARLENLLRGSLKGRTVQVINAGVQGYGTREEVALFFDRCAKLQPDVVFLGFFLNDATPFGETVRQNDERSRELPLSGLARISKIWETIERRKRAASLQNEYFETTRRSFDTEAWQIAKQLLAMMQAESKKSGFRFVVVLLPMMWGLDGDYPFEGLHARIADACRSAGCEIIDLLPVFRGRRPESLWVHPIDQHPNEIAHELIARSLAEALGPNP